The following are encoded in a window of Haliotis asinina isolate JCU_RB_2024 chromosome 14, JCU_Hal_asi_v2, whole genome shotgun sequence genomic DNA:
- the LOC137261482 gene encoding CD82 antigen-like, protein MAFNCCEKTFSCLFIFFNVVFSVFGLATLALGIYLKVEPDASELIKLVEIDDGAHYLTNGAWVIIGFGAFVLLVCCCGCVGAATKSKCLLGLYICFSVIIVIGEIAALAITIIMVVRIDDVNTFQRNLTDKVQTEYKNLNTSSDGKFTQSWDYLQKTFKCCGVANYTDFEMVPASCCVGGMTTSSNGMATTPNSTSGMATTPNSTSGMAANSKNNCKSTHQKGCFALLKDKVHEYSDALFIFEAIVMAVSIIGIIIAACLCKRGDEKV, encoded by the exons ATGGCGTTTAACTGTTGTGAAAAGACATTCAGTTGTCTCTTCATCTTCTTCAATGTCGTCTTTTCG GTTTTTGGCCTGGCCACGTTAGCTTTGGGAATCTATCTCAAGGTTGAACCTGATGCTTCTGAACTAATAAAGCTAGTGGAGATAGACGATGGAGCACACTACCTCACCAATGGTGCCTGGGTCATCATTGGCTTTGGTGCTTTCGTATTGCTTGTCTGCTGCTGTGGTTGTGTTGGAGCTGCGACTAAGAGCAAGTGCTTGCTGGGACTG tacaTCTGCTTTTCCGTGATAATCGTCATCGGCGAAATAGCGGCCTTAGCTATCACAATCATAATGGTTGTGCGG ATTGATGACGTCAACACTTTCCAAAGAAACCTGACAGATAAGGTTCAGACAGAATATAAGAACCTGAACACATCCAGCGATGGCAAGTTCACACAGTCGTGGGACTACCTTCAAAAAACG TTCAAATGCTGTGGTGTCGCCAATTACACGGATTTCGAAATG GTGCCGGCGAGTTGTTGCGTGGGTGGAATGACAACTTCATCCAACGGAATGGCGACAACTCCAAATTCCACTAGCGGAATGGCGACAACTCCAAATTCCACTAGCGGAATGGCTGCAAACTCCAAAAACAACTGCAAATCTACGCACCAAAAG GGATGCTTTGCACTTCTGAAGGACAAGGTGCATGAGTACAGCGATGCGCTCTTCATATTTGAGGCAATCGTAATGGCGGTCTCG ATAATCGGGATCATCATTGCAGCCTGTCTGTGCAAACGAGGTGATGAAAAAGTGTAA
- the LOC137261260 gene encoding CD82 antigen-like yields MGYGCCGKTFSCLFIFFNVVFAIVGMTTIGFGIFLKVHPPTAQLLNLVELEQEGYYLTNSAWIIIGFGAFVLLVCFFGCVGAAARNRWLLGLYIIFSVIIVIGEVGAFVVTIMFVVQSEDVKQFEDALTKTLQNKYKKDRTMITVPWDYAQVTFGCCGVSNHTDYWPVFANNTEENVPITCCVLKGDRNPEDPVPKNKDQCMKDSQTKSTKSEYLNTQGCFKKLKATIEQYSVVLLIVEAVIIAVTIIGITIAACLCRNSNADI; encoded by the exons ATGGGGTACGGCTGCTGCGGAAAGACCTTCAGTTGCCTTTTCATCTTCTTCAATGTTGTCTTTGCG ATTGTGGGAATGACCACAATTGGATTTGGAATCTTTTTAAAAGTTCACCCACCAACGGCACAACTCCTGAATCTCGTTGAATTAGAGCAAGAGGGGTACTATCTTACCAACAGTGCCTGGATCATCATTGGCTTCGGGGCATTTGTGTTGCTGGTCTGCTTCTTCGGGTGTGTCGGGGCTGCTGCCAGGAACAGGTGGTTACTGGGATTG TACATCATATTTTCTGTAATCATTGTGATCGGAGAAGTCGGAGCCTTTGTTGTCACAATTATGTTCGTCGTGCAG TCTGAAGACGTGAAGCAGTTTGAAGACGCACTGACCAAAACCTTGCAGAACAAATACAAGAAAGACAGAACGATGATCACAGTGCCGTGGGATTATGCTCAGGTCACG TTCGGCTGTTGTGGGGTTTCCAACCACACAGACTACTGGCCAGTCTTCGCGAATAACACTGAG GAGAACGTACCCATAACCTGCTGCGTATTGAAAGGAGATAGAAATCCAGAAGACCCTGTGCCTAAAAACAAGGACCAGTGCATGAAGGATTCACAGACAAAGAGCACTAAAAGTGAATATTTGAATACCCAG GGGTGTTTCAAGAAGCTGAAGGCTACTATTGAGCAGTACAGTGTGGTGCTCCTCATCGTGGAGGCAGTCATCATTGCCGTCACA aTAATCGGTATCACTATTGCTGCGTGTCTCTGCAGAAACAGCAACGCTGACATATGA
- the LOC137261287 gene encoding 23 kDa integral membrane protein-like yields MALGCCGKTFSCLFIVFNVIFSIIGIATIGFGIFIKVHPSPAQLLTQMEVDRYEQYLANSAWIIIVFGALVLLVSFCGCVGAYNKSECLLGMYITFSLIILFGVLAIFISTIVFIWRFQDIDDKLLTKLLQSSYKLNDTSFISRWEHFQSEHKCCGLSSPNDYDQVFTGKDKGNVPSSCCKPSANATEAPGSVSCPDGMYSKGCIEEIRLILQENSHLLLVAEFFIIALAIIGIIIAAYLCRRGDEKDNYSTL; encoded by the exons ATGGCGCTAGGCTGCTGTGGAAAGACCTTCAGTTGCCTCTTCATCGTCTTTAATGTCATTTTCTCG ATTATCGGGATAGCCACAATAGGATTTGGAATCTTTATCAAGGTTCATCCTTCACCAGCACAGTTACTAACTCAAATGGAGGTGGATAGATATGAACAGTACCTCGCCAACAGCGCCTGGATCATCATTGTGTTCGGTGCCCTTGTGTTGCTTGTGTCATTCTGCGGCTGTGTAGGAGCTTACAATAAAAGCGAGTGCTTGTTGGGAATG TACATCACCTTCTCACTCATCATCCTCTTCGGAGTACTTGCGATCTTCATTTCCACGATCGTCTTCATTTGGCG ATTTCAGGATATCGACGACAAGCTTTTAACAAAGCTCTTGCAGTCATCTTACAAGCTGAACGACACGAGTTTCATAAGCAGATGGGAACACTTTCAGAGTGAG CACAAATGCTGTGGCTTATCCAGCCCCAACGATTATGACCAGGTGTTTACCGGCAAGGACAAG GGAAATGTGCCATCAAGCTGTTGTAAGCCTTCTGCCAATGCCACAGAAGCACCAGGCAGTGTCTCCTGTCCAGATGGAATGTATAGTAAG GGATGTATTGAGGAAATACGTTTGATCCTACAGGAAAACAGCCATTTGCTTCTCGTTGCTGAATTCTTTATCATTGCGTTGGCA ATAATCGGGATCATTATTGCAGCTTATCTCTGCAGAAGAGGAGACGAAAAAGACAATTATTCCACGCTGTAA